One stretch of Pedobacter riviphilus DNA includes these proteins:
- a CDS encoding RNA polymerase sigma factor yields the protein MIKKILSFEEILKGCVKNDNSCKEMMYKSFYGYLMGIILRYTKNPSDSEELVNDSFIKIFKHVGGFKAPKNPEELQRSFKGWIAQIASRTAIDKIRSSKVQFYVDDLAESEHPVTQVSIASELHVNDILNLLNHLPDTQRLVFNLYEIEGFAHDEISKMLNIPESSSRVYLTRSKNKLRTLYLNTMVNSYEKNG from the coding sequence GTGATAAAAAAAATACTCAGTTTTGAGGAAATTTTAAAAGGCTGTGTAAAAAACGACAATAGCTGTAAAGAAATGATGTATAAATCATTTTATGGCTATTTAATGGGCATAATTTTAAGATATACAAAGAATCCTTCGGATAGTGAAGAGCTTGTAAATGACAGTTTTATCAAGATTTTTAAACATGTTGGTGGCTTCAAAGCGCCGAAAAATCCGGAAGAATTACAACGATCGTTTAAAGGTTGGATTGCCCAGATTGCTTCGCGGACGGCGATAGATAAGATCCGGAGTTCTAAGGTTCAGTTTTATGTTGATGATTTAGCAGAAAGTGAACATCCTGTTACGCAGGTTTCGATTGCTTCGGAGCTACACGTTAATGATATTTTGAATTTACTAAATCACTTACCAGATACGCAGAGACTGGTATTTAACTTATATGAAATTGAGGGCTTTGCCCACGATGAAATTTCGAAGATGTTAAACATTCCGGAAAGTTCCAGTCGTGTTTACCTCACACGTTCTAAAAATAAGTTACGTACCCTTTACCTAAATACCATGGTTAATTCATACGAAAAAAATGGATAA
- a CDS encoding MFS transporter codes for MFKLIFNTYKTSFSGLSKETWLLSIVMMFNRCGSMAVPFMGLYVTQSLHRSEMEAGLIITLFGVGSILGSATGGKLTDMIGFRPVQILSSIVGGLLFILFSTITHFYSLCILTVVISFFSEAFRPANFTAVAHYAAEGAITRSYSLNRLAVNIGWSVGISLAGIIASINYKLLFIVEGGVSIIVGLLILSFLPQVKDFIKKAKENASNMVIIKPWEDVFYVKFILLTTVFITCAFLMFRVVPVFFKEQWHIDEFQIGIIIGINGAVIALFEMIMINKIEAKRSPMFFIIVGAVLFSISYIILSAPVSFHIVAAVLTIVVFTCGEMLTLPFINTIVISRSNEHNRGLYAAGYTLSWSCAQVVGPLFGFFVAKNLGYNWLWLGLAGMLLLCTWGFNTLNKKQAKTVLQKSEAQLEIE; via the coding sequence ATGTTTAAACTTATTTTCAACACCTATAAAACATCATTCAGCGGATTAAGCAAAGAAACCTGGCTTTTAAGTATTGTAATGATGTTTAATAGATGTGGAAGCATGGCCGTTCCGTTTATGGGCTTATACGTTACCCAAAGTTTACACCGCTCGGAAATGGAAGCTGGTTTGATTATCACCTTATTTGGCGTAGGATCAATTCTGGGTTCGGCAACAGGAGGAAAATTGACCGACATGATTGGTTTCCGACCGGTACAGATCCTCTCGTCGATAGTAGGCGGTTTACTTTTCATCCTATTTTCTACCATTACTCACTTTTACAGTCTATGCATTTTAACTGTTGTTATCAGCTTTTTTTCTGAGGCATTCCGTCCTGCGAATTTCACGGCGGTTGCACACTACGCTGCAGAAGGGGCTATAACAAGATCGTACTCTTTAAACAGACTTGCAGTAAACATCGGTTGGTCAGTGGGTATTAGTTTAGCAGGAATTATTGCTTCAATTAATTATAAGCTTTTGTTTATTGTTGAAGGTGGGGTAAGCATTATTGTTGGTTTATTAATCTTATCGTTTTTGCCACAAGTGAAAGATTTTATTAAAAAGGCTAAAGAAAACGCCAGCAACATGGTTATTATAAAACCATGGGAAGATGTTTTCTACGTAAAGTTCATTCTGCTTACTACTGTTTTTATTACCTGTGCTTTCTTAATGTTTAGGGTTGTTCCGGTATTTTTTAAGGAACAATGGCATATCGATGAATTTCAAATTGGAATTATTATAGGCATCAATGGGGCCGTAATCGCTTTGTTTGAAATGATCATGATCAACAAGATAGAAGCCAAAAGATCGCCAATGTTTTTTATTATTGTTGGTGCGGTTCTATTTTCAATTTCATACATTATTTTAAGTGCCCCCGTTAGTTTCCATATTGTTGCAGCAGTACTTACCATTGTAGTTTTTACCTGCGGAGAGATGCTCACCTTACCTTTTATAAACACCATCGTAATTAGCAGAAGTAACGAACATAACAGAGGCTTATATGCCGCAGGTTATACCTTGAGTTGGTCGTGTGCGCAGGTTGTTGGCCCATTATTTGGTTTCTTTGTTGCTAAAAACTTAGGTTATAACTGGCTTTGGCTGGGGTTGGCTGGTATGCTTTTATTATGCACATGGGGTTTTAACACACTGAATAAAAAACAGGCAAAAACTGTTTTACAAAAAAGTGAAGCGCAGCTGGAAATTGAATAA
- a CDS encoding Uma2 family endonuclease → MKNIKPYPTEEELPPIKTLNEVDFSATYSYADYMRFEFEERLEIIKGHLFKMSPVPSRIHQGISANIFVPIYNILKGKPCRVYSAPFDVRLAKKSVNDKEVFTVVQPDIVVVCDPAKLDNRGCIGAPDIVIEILSPGNNKKELINKYEVYEEAGVKEYWIISPSHKTFFRYILDNNGKFQPTKLLTEGEEVTTKIIPGFKLVLEEVFQD, encoded by the coding sequence ATGAAAAATATCAAGCCATACCCTACCGAAGAGGAGTTACCTCCTATTAAAACGCTTAATGAGGTCGATTTTTCTGCTACATACAGTTATGCAGATTATATGCGCTTCGAATTTGAGGAACGCTTAGAAATCATTAAAGGACACTTATTCAAAATGAGTCCTGTCCCTTCTCGAATTCATCAAGGAATTTCAGCCAACATTTTTGTCCCTATATACAATATACTCAAAGGGAAACCATGTCGTGTCTATTCTGCTCCTTTTGATGTACGTTTGGCCAAGAAAAGTGTAAATGATAAAGAAGTTTTCACCGTAGTGCAGCCTGATATCGTGGTAGTTTGCGATCCGGCTAAATTAGATAACCGTGGCTGTATTGGTGCCCCGGATATTGTTATCGAAATTTTATCACCTGGCAATAATAAAAAGGAACTGATTAACAAATATGAAGTCTACGAAGAAGCAGGTGTTAAAGAATACTGGATTATAAGTCCTTCTCACAAAACATTTTTCAGGTATATCCTTGATAATAATGGCAAGTTCCAGCCTACCAAACTGCTCACTGAGGGCGAAGAGGTAACTACCAAGATTATACCTGGCTTTAAACTTGTTTTAGAAGAGGTTTTTCAAGATTAG
- a CDS encoding SGNH/GDSL hydrolase family protein: MKFSAKVFLYLLLLLVARISLFAQGTTQPPTRVSCPEAAQYYSKDSINIVTFGASTVEGVKGLGFQTMLQNNFLNCYTNKIVDITNHGIGGQTTFQGLLRIDNAIANRTGFIVIDMGINDAVSIAAGKGSVAETVANMRVLITTSLKQKLIPILCTLQFVDDRTIKGYVAVNTNIRNLNTAYKKLATEYKIYLADVNAAMRRDFSLYQDAFHPNARGYRLVSYVIFDTINKAIFDKFLKFTVTQNYPNPAAMQTFIDIVLPETDKINVQIYDLMGRLVKTVVNEYLNTGKHTLEINTSTFVPGIYFFKISSDSGQYNSAKKFIVAR; this comes from the coding sequence ATGAAGTTTAGCGCAAAAGTTTTTCTATATCTGCTGCTGCTTCTTGTTGCCCGCATTTCTTTGTTCGCTCAAGGTACAACTCAACCCCCAACTCGTGTAAGTTGCCCGGAAGCAGCGCAATATTATTCTAAAGACAGTATAAATATTGTAACCTTTGGAGCCAGTACGGTAGAAGGCGTAAAAGGTCTTGGTTTTCAAACCATGCTCCAGAACAATTTTTTAAATTGTTATACGAACAAGATAGTGGATATTACCAATCATGGTATTGGGGGCCAGACTACTTTTCAGGGATTGCTCAGAATTGATAATGCAATAGCCAATAGAACCGGCTTTATTGTGATTGATATGGGGATTAATGATGCTGTTTCGATTGCTGCCGGCAAAGGAAGTGTAGCTGAAACCGTAGCTAATATGCGCGTTTTGATTACAACAAGCCTTAAACAGAAATTAATCCCGATTTTGTGTACGCTTCAGTTTGTTGATGATAGGACCATTAAAGGTTATGTTGCTGTAAATACCAACATCAGGAACCTTAATACGGCATACAAAAAATTAGCAACAGAGTATAAAATATATTTAGCTGATGTAAATGCGGCAATGAGACGTGATTTTTCACTTTATCAGGATGCATTTCATCCAAATGCACGCGGTTATAGATTGGTGAGCTATGTTATTTTCGACACCATTAATAAAGCCATTTTTGATAAATTTTTGAAGTTTACCGTTACTCAGAATTACCCAAATCCTGCAGCAATGCAAACGTTTATTGATATCGTTTTGCCAGAAACGGATAAGATTAACGTGCAGATTTACGATTTAATGGGCCGATTGGTTAAAACTGTAGTAAACGAATACCTTAATACAGGAAAACACACTTTAGAAATCAATACCTCTACTTTTGTTCCTGGTATTTATTTCTTCAAAATCTCTTCCGATTCCGGTCAATACAATTCTGCAAAAAAGTTTATTGTAGCGAGGTAA
- a CDS encoding nitroreductase family protein, translated as MSTTYDIISKVIKERRSIFPASYIKKEIPVEVINQILETANYAPTHKLTQPWRFVVIRKAGLTKLGEELGKLYKALVSPQQFLQKKYDSFAEKTSQADCIIAINMQVSGKIPEWEELAAVSCAVQNMALTAESLQVGAYWSSPPLIDDLGDFLSLAENEKCIGLFYMGYHNEKPWAPNRTPMEEKVRWIEG; from the coding sequence ATGAGTACAACATACGACATCATTTCAAAAGTTATAAAAGAACGTCGCAGTATTTTTCCTGCTAGCTATATCAAAAAAGAAATTCCGGTTGAGGTGATCAATCAGATTTTAGAGACTGCCAATTATGCCCCAACACATAAATTAACCCAACCCTGGCGCTTTGTCGTAATCAGAAAAGCTGGATTGACTAAACTAGGAGAGGAGCTAGGTAAACTATATAAAGCATTGGTTTCCCCTCAACAATTTCTTCAGAAAAAGTATGATAGTTTTGCAGAAAAGACGAGTCAGGCTGATTGTATTATTGCCATCAATATGCAGGTGAGTGGTAAGATACCCGAGTGGGAAGAGTTGGCCGCGGTTTCCTGCGCGGTTCAAAATATGGCGTTAACTGCCGAAAGTTTACAAGTTGGCGCTTACTGGAGCTCTCCACCTTTAATTGACGATTTAGGCGATTTCTTAAGCCTGGCCGAAAATGAAAAGTGCATCGGCTTATTTTACATGGGCTATCATAACGAAAAACCATGGGCACCAAACCGGACTCCGATGGAAGAAAAGGTGAGGTGGATAGAGGGGTAG
- a CDS encoding thioredoxin domain-containing protein — protein MSDTNNLIHASSPYLLQHAHNPVDWYEWGAEALEKAKTENKLILVSIGYSACHWCHVMERESFENHEVAEVMNRHFICIKVDREERPDIDQIYMYAIQLMTGSGGWPLNCICLPDQRPIYGGTYFRKNDWINILENVAALWANEPDKAIQYAERLTSGIKDSEKIIPAVTAEAYTPEHLTEIIDPWKRHFDIGYGGYNRAPKFPLPNNWVFLLRYGFLKDDESVFTAVCHTLEEMSRGGIYDQIGGGFARYSVDDKWHVPHFEKMLYDNAQLISLYAEAYQCTKFDSFKQTVVETINWVSDEMTSADGLFYSALDADSEGVEGKFYIWDKAEFDQVLGEDAQFIGAYYNITEEGNWEEEQMNILRKTISDDDLLAKFNITAEVLYDKVNLAKEKLLAARSKRIRPGLDDKCLTAWNGMMIKALADAAEVLNHQSYYEKASTAANFILNHLKPENGGLYRNYKNGKASITGFLDDYAFFIEALIALYEADFDEKWLEEAKSLTDYVIANFTDTDSPMFFYTSAESEDLIARKHEVMDNVIPASNSTMAQNLKKLGLLFDVEEYTEKASEMLAAVYSKIKSYGSAYSNWAIQLLNEIYGINEIAITGLETDRIKLALSGHYIPNKITLGGTKSNLPLLKGKQSNETKVYICRNKVCQLPVNTVEDALEYLQ, from the coding sequence ATGTCTGATACCAATAACCTAATCCACGCTTCTTCACCATATTTGTTGCAACATGCTCATAATCCTGTTGATTGGTACGAATGGGGCGCAGAAGCGTTAGAAAAGGCAAAAACGGAAAATAAACTCATATTGGTGAGCATTGGCTATTCGGCCTGCCATTGGTGCCATGTAATGGAACGCGAAAGTTTCGAGAACCATGAAGTAGCTGAAGTGATGAACCGTCATTTTATCTGCATTAAGGTTGACCGTGAGGAGCGGCCTGATATTGATCAGATTTATATGTATGCCATCCAGCTCATGACAGGTAGTGGAGGCTGGCCTTTAAACTGTATCTGCTTGCCCGATCAGCGTCCAATTTATGGCGGAACCTATTTTAGGAAAAACGATTGGATCAATATTCTCGAAAATGTTGCTGCACTTTGGGCAAATGAACCCGATAAGGCTATCCAATATGCTGAGCGGTTAACCTCGGGCATTAAAGACAGCGAAAAGATAATCCCTGCAGTTACTGCAGAAGCGTATACTCCTGAACATTTAACTGAAATTATAGATCCATGGAAACGCCATTTCGATATTGGTTACGGAGGTTATAACCGTGCACCAAAATTTCCTTTACCAAATAATTGGGTCTTTTTATTACGTTATGGCTTTTTAAAAGACGATGAATCTGTTTTTACAGCTGTTTGCCATACGCTCGAAGAAATGAGCAGAGGCGGTATTTACGATCAGATTGGGGGCGGCTTTGCCCGTTATTCTGTTGATGATAAATGGCATGTGCCACATTTCGAAAAGATGCTTTACGATAATGCACAATTGATCAGTTTATATGCAGAAGCTTATCAATGTACCAAGTTCGATTCTTTTAAACAGACGGTTGTAGAAACCATAAATTGGGTTTCTGATGAGATGACTTCAGCAGATGGATTGTTTTATTCGGCACTTGATGCAGATAGCGAGGGGGTAGAGGGCAAATTTTACATCTGGGATAAAGCAGAATTCGACCAGGTTTTGGGAGAAGATGCTCAATTTATTGGTGCTTATTACAACATTACCGAAGAAGGTAACTGGGAAGAAGAACAAATGAATATCCTACGTAAAACGATCAGCGATGACGATTTACTTGCTAAATTTAACATTACAGCAGAGGTGCTTTATGATAAGGTAAACTTAGCTAAAGAAAAATTATTGGCAGCCCGTAGCAAAAGAATCAGGCCAGGTTTGGATGATAAATGTTTAACTGCCTGGAATGGTATGATGATTAAAGCTTTGGCAGATGCAGCAGAAGTATTAAATCATCAATCATATTACGAAAAAGCCTCAACTGCGGCCAATTTTATTTTAAACCACTTAAAACCAGAAAATGGAGGCTTATATCGCAATTATAAAAACGGAAAGGCTTCTATTACAGGCTTTTTAGATGATTATGCCTTTTTTATTGAAGCACTGATTGCCTTGTACGAAGCTGATTTTGATGAAAAATGGTTAGAAGAGGCAAAATCATTGACCGATTATGTTATCGCTAATTTTACGGATACAGATTCGCCAATGTTTTTTTATACCTCTGCAGAAAGCGAAGATTTAATTGCCCGTAAACATGAAGTAATGGATAATGTTATTCCAGCTTCAAACTCTACCATGGCGCAGAATTTAAAAAAACTGGGTTTGCTTTTTGATGTAGAAGAATATACCGAAAAAGCTTCAGAAATGCTTGCTGCGGTTTATTCGAAGATTAAAAGTTACGGTTCTGCTTATTCAAACTGGGCCATTCAATTGTTAAACGAAATTTATGGCATAAACGAAATCGCTATTACTGGTTTAGAAACCGATCGTATTAAATTAGCATTAAGCGGACATTATATTCCGAACAAAATTACATTGGGCGGAACAAAAAGTAACTTGCCGCTGTTAAAAGGTAAGCAAAGCAATGAAACAAAAGTTTATATTTGCCGAAATAAAGTATGCCAGTTGCCGGTTAACACTGTTGAGGACGCATTAGAGTATTTACAATAA
- a CDS encoding glycoside hydrolase family 43 protein, with translation MKYLFSSLLLLSGLTSLAQDAKTINQSGNPIFQGWYADPDAAIFKNKYWVYPTYSARYKEQVFLDAFSSDDLVKWKKHPHILDTAAVKWANKAMWAPAIVQKDKKYYLFFGANDIQSDKEIGGIGVAVANKPEGPYKDHLGKPLVDIFHNGAQPIDQFVFKDKDGQYYLIYGGWKHCNIAKLNKDFTGFLPFEDGTTFKEITPDNYVEGPYMFIRNGKYYFMWSEGGWTGPDYSVAYAVGDSPFGPFKRIGKILKQDAAIATGAGHHSVIINEKKGQYYIVYHRRPLTETDGNHRVTCIDEMKFDADGNILPVKITNEGVKAQKVK, from the coding sequence ATGAAATACCTATTCTCATCTCTTTTACTTTTATCTGGACTTACTTCTTTAGCTCAAGATGCTAAAACGATTAACCAGTCTGGAAATCCAATATTTCAAGGTTGGTACGCAGACCCTGATGCTGCTATTTTTAAGAATAAGTATTGGGTTTATCCCACTTATTCGGCCAGGTATAAAGAACAGGTTTTTTTAGATGCCTTTTCATCAGACGACTTGGTGAAATGGAAAAAACACCCGCATATTCTAGATACTGCCGCTGTAAAATGGGCCAACAAAGCCATGTGGGCTCCTGCAATTGTTCAAAAAGATAAAAAATATTACCTGTTTTTTGGTGCCAACGATATTCAGAGTGATAAAGAAATTGGTGGAATTGGCGTAGCCGTTGCCAATAAACCAGAGGGGCCATATAAAGACCATTTAGGGAAACCTTTAGTAGATATATTCCATAATGGCGCCCAACCTATTGATCAGTTTGTGTTTAAAGATAAAGACGGCCAGTATTATTTAATTTATGGTGGCTGGAAACATTGCAATATTGCAAAATTGAATAAAGATTTTACTGGCTTTTTGCCTTTTGAAGATGGTACAACTTTTAAAGAAATTACACCTGATAACTACGTAGAAGGGCCATATATGTTCATCAGAAATGGTAAATATTATTTTATGTGGAGCGAAGGCGGCTGGACTGGTCCCGATTATTCAGTAGCATATGCTGTTGGCGATTCGCCTTTCGGTCCGTTTAAGCGGATTGGCAAAATTTTAAAGCAAGATGCGGCCATTGCTACAGGTGCAGGCCATCACTCTGTAATTATTAACGAGAAAAAAGGACAATATTACATTGTTTATCACCGCCGTCCCTTAACCGAAACCGATGGCAATCATCGCGTAACCTGTATTGATGAAATGAAGTTTGATGCCGATGGCAACATTCTTCCTGTAAAAATTACCAACGAAGGTGTAAAAGCCCAGAAAGTTAAATAA
- a CDS encoding FKBP-type peptidyl-prolyl cis-trans isomerase — translation MNISPNSVVALTYELHTTNEEGQQVFVEKADEQNPLVFLYGVGMMLPKFEEHLTGLKTGDEYAFELSAADGYGDIDPGAFADLPKTMFTEAGGELPNVGDVIPLQDNNGNQFRAGVTAVHDETISVDLNHPMAGKNLVFNGVILNVREATQDELAHGHAHGADGHSGH, via the coding sequence ATGAATATTTCACCAAACTCTGTAGTAGCGTTAACTTACGAATTGCATACTACTAACGAAGAAGGACAACAAGTTTTTGTAGAAAAAGCTGACGAACAAAATCCTTTAGTATTTTTATATGGCGTTGGCATGATGTTGCCTAAATTTGAAGAACATTTAACTGGTTTAAAGACTGGTGATGAATATGCCTTCGAGCTATCTGCTGCAGATGGTTATGGCGATATCGATCCAGGGGCTTTTGCCGACCTTCCAAAAACCATGTTTACTGAAGCTGGTGGCGAATTACCAAATGTTGGTGATGTTATTCCATTGCAAGATAACAATGGTAACCAGTTTAGAGCAGGTGTTACTGCTGTTCACGACGAAACTATCTCAGTAGATTTAAACCACCCAATGGCGGGTAAAAATTTAGTGTTTAACGGTGTGATTTTAAATGTACGTGAAGCTACTCAAGATGAATTGGCTCATGGTCATGCTCACGGAGCTGATGGTCATTCAGGTCACTAA
- a CDS encoding mandelate racemase/muconate lactonizing enzyme family protein, which yields MKITHTEIYRFSIPMEPFVIATGTMHFAQNVLVRIYTDTGIHGIGECSAFPMIVGETQETCIAMAKDFAAILKGKDPLEIPERMNDLLGYADHNNTIKSAFDMALFDIAAKNAKLPLYKFLGGTKRTIETDMTIGIDTPEGMAATALKYKSQGCRILKIKLGKNVHDDIERVKHIREAVGEDLILRLDANQGWSFDDALFALGELEKYDIEFCEQPMRTWYDDQLPELNVNSPIKLMADESCYNHHDARKLINSQSTTYLNIKFSKSGGILEAQKIHEEALQRGVKCMIGSMLETRIALSANLHFAYASPNVEFFDLDTALLGHLVDPAVGGLTYNGYFLDVPEEIGIGAEADEFFLAECESWTV from the coding sequence ATGAAAATCACCCATACCGAAATATACCGCTTTAGCATACCAATGGAACCTTTTGTGATTGCAACCGGAACCATGCATTTTGCCCAGAATGTATTAGTTAGGATTTATACCGATACAGGTATTCACGGCATTGGAGAATGTTCTGCTTTCCCGATGATTGTAGGTGAGACACAGGAAACCTGTATTGCGATGGCTAAAGACTTCGCTGCCATTTTAAAGGGTAAAGATCCTTTAGAAATTCCAGAGCGAATGAATGATTTATTGGGTTATGCCGATCATAACAATACTATTAAAAGCGCTTTTGACATGGCATTATTTGATATTGCGGCCAAAAATGCAAAATTACCACTGTATAAATTTCTTGGCGGAACCAAACGCACCATAGAAACTGATATGACCATTGGTATCGACACACCAGAGGGAATGGCTGCTACAGCGTTGAAATATAAAAGCCAGGGTTGCCGTATTCTAAAGATTAAGCTGGGCAAAAATGTGCATGATGATATAGAAAGGGTAAAACATATCCGCGAGGCAGTAGGTGAAGATTTGATTTTACGCCTGGATGCCAATCAGGGCTGGAGTTTTGATGATGCTTTATTTGCTTTAGGCGAGTTAGAAAAATACGATATTGAGTTTTGTGAGCAACCTATGCGCACCTGGTATGATGATCAATTACCAGAGCTGAATGTAAATTCGCCGATTAAACTAATGGCCGACGAGAGTTGTTACAATCACCACGATGCCCGGAAACTGATCAATAGCCAGTCTACAACCTATTTAAACATTAAATTTTCAAAATCCGGAGGCATTTTAGAAGCACAAAAAATCCATGAGGAAGCCTTACAACGGGGCGTAAAATGTATGATTGGAAGCATGCTCGAAACCAGGATTGCCTTAAGTGCGAATCTCCATTTTGCTTATGCCAGTCCGAATGTTGAATTCTTCGACCTCGATACGGCTTTATTGGGGCATTTGGTAGATCCGGCTGTTGGCGGTCTCACTTATAATGGTTACTTTCTTGATGTTCCGGAAGAAATCGGTATCGGCGCTGAAGCAGATGAATTTTTCTTAGCGGAATGCGAAAGTTGGACGGTTTAG
- a CDS encoding glycoside hydrolase family 25 protein: MPPEKRTPINKSPVARKPAVRKPAARKSATGRKKKGGISVQLKLVIAGLLLVLLSPFYYGYVLRSFVATWRWVKDWGQDPNYRTYESFNIKIPKKYTIHGIDVSYYQGKINWQKVKEMKEDEVSIRFAFIKATEGLMLVDPYFQRNWREAPKAGIICGAYHFFRPKKDGKTQAKFFLQVVKIEKGDLPPVVDIESLDGVSPLKMRAELSDFLNYVEMKTKVRPIVYTGLKFYEDYLVDHFDDYPLWIAHYYQPKLRMDKSRWKFWQHSDKAKINGIGHVVDFNAFNGDSLALDRLLVH; the protein is encoded by the coding sequence ATGCCGCCAGAGAAAAGAACCCCAATCAACAAAAGTCCAGTTGCCAGAAAACCTGCCGTTAGGAAACCTGCAGCCAGAAAATCCGCAACGGGCAGAAAAAAGAAAGGTGGTATTTCGGTTCAACTTAAATTGGTTATTGCAGGCTTATTGTTGGTTTTACTATCCCCATTTTATTACGGTTATGTTTTAAGAAGTTTTGTGGCTACCTGGCGCTGGGTTAAAGATTGGGGGCAAGACCCAAATTACAGAACCTACGAAAGTTTTAACATCAAAATCCCCAAAAAATATACTATTCATGGTATTGATGTTTCTTATTACCAGGGTAAAATAAACTGGCAAAAGGTAAAGGAAATGAAAGAAGATGAGGTCAGTATCCGTTTTGCCTTTATCAAAGCCACAGAGGGATTAATGCTGGTTGATCCTTATTTTCAACGCAATTGGCGCGAAGCCCCAAAAGCAGGGATTATTTGCGGTGCATATCATTTTTTCAGACCAAAAAAAGACGGTAAAACGCAGGCTAAATTTTTCTTACAGGTAGTAAAAATCGAGAAAGGGGATTTACCACCAGTTGTGGATATTGAATCTCTAGATGGCGTTTCTCCTTTGAAAATGAGGGCAGAGCTGTCCGATTTTCTGAATTATGTAGAAATGAAAACCAAAGTTAGGCCGATTGTTTATACCGGGCTTAAATTTTATGAAGATTATTTAGTCGATCATTTTGATGATTATCCCTTATGGATCGCCCATTATTATCAACCAAAACTAAGGATGGATAAAAGCCGCTGGAAATTTTGGCAGCACTCTGATAAAGCCAAAATCAATGGCATTGGTCATGTGGTTGATTTTAATGCTTTTAATGGCGATAGTTTGGCGTTAGATAGATTGTTAGTTCATTAG
- a CDS encoding DUF4397 domain-containing protein produces MKTDLKNFSTTTKIILSLLAITLTITACKKDFNNDPIEAAGIGFVHASPGTAALDFILDNQKINSFTYTKDLGYYAAYPGTRLVGVAKKDSLKYLTNATATLKSGFFYSVFVVDTLKSTKLLILEDDLKAPETDKAKVRFVNLSPGSAPFDLAIAGTDAPLFTAKAFKEFTTFSNIAPNDSYTFQLKQGGAVKVSLPAVKIEKGKIYTIWAKGLSSKTDSTGLGLSVMTNK; encoded by the coding sequence ATGAAAACGGATTTGAAAAATTTTAGCACTACAACAAAAATTATACTCTCTCTCCTTGCTATAACTTTAACCATAACTGCCTGCAAAAAGGATTTTAACAACGATCCGATAGAAGCTGCCGGTATTGGCTTTGTTCATGCATCGCCAGGAACAGCTGCTCTTGATTTTATATTGGATAACCAAAAAATAAACAGCTTTACTTACACTAAAGATTTGGGTTATTATGCAGCTTATCCTGGAACAAGATTGGTAGGCGTTGCTAAAAAAGATTCTTTAAAATACTTAACAAATGCTACAGCTACATTAAAATCGGGATTCTTTTATTCGGTTTTCGTGGTAGATACTTTAAAATCTACAAAACTTTTGATCCTTGAAGATGATTTAAAAGCACCTGAAACTGATAAAGCTAAAGTTCGTTTTGTAAACTTAAGTCCGGGTTCTGCTCCGTTTGATTTAGCAATTGCAGGTACAGATGCACCTTTATTTACTGCTAAAGCATTTAAAGAGTTTACCACTTTTAGCAATATTGCACCAAATGACAGCTATACTTTCCAACTAAAACAAGGCGGAGCGGTTAAGGTTAGCTTACCAGCCGTTAAAATCGAAAAAGGCAAAATTTATACCATCTGGGCTAAAGGTTTATCGAGCAAAACCGATAGTACAGGCCTTGGTTTATCAGTGATGACAAACAAATAA